ACACACGTCAAGGGGTTGGTGGGGGAGAAGGGAGTAGGGGACGGTCGGTGGCCAATACTAGTGGTTAGAGGAGGATTTGAGGGAGGAAGGTGGTGTGGTGCcgcattgctgctagatcttgagGGCGATGTGGGGAACTGATGCTTGTCGTTGCTATTGTTGTTATCGTTTGTattgctagttgattgttgtttgTCAGTTTTGTATAGTCGGAGCTGGATACTAGTTTTTATGACGTTAAAAGTTTGATCTGATAGCTAATCTTTAGAAAAATGGTATGGATTTTAAGCCTATTTTGATTTTTGAGTATGTCAAGCCGAGCCATCCTTCTATTCACTTAAGGAGAGTGATTGTGTTTTATCGTTACTACTTAGTCTTAGACTTGTGGGTATTAGTTGAAATGCCTTATTTTATGGTTGTTGCATTGTGTTATCTCAGTTGCAATTTTCACGTCTTAATATTTGTACTTTACTcagctgaaaaaaaatcagaacaaCAAAAGAACATGCCACATCGGCTCCTAAAAGACGGGCCCCATCGGTCATTTTCACCGTCAATACGTGTTTATACACAGTTTAGATCGATTTGTTACCACATGCCCTAGACTTTGTACTGATCTATGAAAAACCCGTAAAGTGGTACCAATTCGTTGAGGCTGAATCTTTTGAACAACATAGGCCCTACCTAATTTTAttagagaaaagtatgtttttggtccctcaagtttcCAAAAAGTATAGACTTGGTCCCTCAAATTTTTTTGGTATACATTTGGTCCCTCAAGTCTCAAAACCGTATAAGTTTGGTCCAAAACTAGATTTTGAGcatgttgaccgggtttgaccaccACAAAACCGCCcagtgaacagtaaattcgaaaaaaacttcaaaaaaatccaaatttttgGGGGATCCAATATTCTTACATGCGCAAGGTGCGACCAAATATTTTGGTCCTTCGACACTCGAGGAGCtagtggcaaaaaaacaaaaacatttAATCGATGaatagtaaattcgaaaaaatatcaaaaaataaaaaaaatctgaaattttttgggGTCCAATATGCTTACATACGGAAGGCGCAACCATATttttttgtccaaaattttgttctttttttgaaattactgttcACAGGGCGGTTTTGTGGCGGTCAAACCCGGTCAATGTGCTCAAAATCTGGTTTAGGACCAAACTTATACGGTTTTGAGACTTGAGGGACCAAATGTATACCAAAAAATCTTCAGGGACCAAGCCTATACTTTTTGAGATATTGAGAGACCAAAAACGACAAATCTTTTGTATAATTATAACGATCAATAGTTTGTATGCTTTAATCTTCTCCATCATAGATTTAGGCAGTGCAATACCTTGCACTTCTCTTACAAAGCACAATACTGTTACCATGGATCGAATGTAAAAAATTATACAAACTTATTCCTGGATGTGTCGTCCTTTCAATCACCATGTATGTAATTAGATTGATCAGATATGGATAGCATAACTAAATTCCAAGTACATTGCCCAGTGCAAATTTAAACTATTTCGATGAAAGCTTGATCACTTCAGCCTAGGCCCCACTCTTGGACGGtccgtcctcgtcctcgtcgtcaaGCCCCTTCCTGTACAGCTTCAGAGGCATGCGATCCTCGGCGATGAGCCCCATATGCATCCGTCGGCGGTTGGTCTCGCCCTCGTCGGCAAGCCCCGTCAATGTACTCAAGCCAAGCTGTCCCCCTAGTCATTTAAACATGGGGCCTACACATCATATTTTTCATTAAGTGATTAATCAGAGTAATTATGTGTTTTGTCGTCACTACTTGGTCCTAGAGTTTTGGGTATCAGTTGAGCTTCTTAATTACTTTAGAAATGTGGTTTTGTGTTATGGGTatggctaggtctcagtcgactgagatttaacaaAGTCCCAGTCAAGTGACATAATATATAAGAGCGAAAAAgaaaaaactagatgattttttgCACGGATTTCAATGTAAGATTTTATGGATATAGCATCGACAGAGActtaacgaagtctcagtcgactgagacttagcaagacTGTTGTGTTATACTTATATCTCAGTTGCAATTTTTTCTCTTTGTAATATTATTATTACTTTAATCAATTGACAAAAAAATTGAGAACACCATATATAGGTACTCTTTACTTCAATCATCTCCATCGACATGAGATGTAGGCAGTACAATACCTTACACTTCTCTTACAAAATACAATACCCATTACCTTGGAAATGTGAATAGTATTATACAGCTTATTCCTTCACGTGTCGTCCATGCATGTAATTAGATTGGTAAAAATAAGTAGTTTCTTAGATAGATTCATCGTCAGTCAGGCGTCGGCCAAATCCACGAGGAGAGGGGTGTTGTCCCCTTTCTCCACGGTGAAGGTCTTGAGCATCTGCTTCCCCGTCGGGGTAGTAACCTCCACGACGTATCTGCCATGGAAGCCCCTGAACTTGAAGTTCCCATCGCCGTCGACGCTTCCGCGCGCGTCCGTCTTCCACTCCTTCTGGAGATTGAGGAGCGTCTGGCCTGCCTCGTTGACGGTGCCGTCGGCGTCGACAAGCCAGGCGTCCTTGCGCCACATTTTGCCCTGCATGATGCCCCAGAACACGACGCCCTCCACCGCCGGGTGCGCGTACGCCTCCCGGAGCACCACCTCCAGGTCCTGGGCGCGGAGGCCCACGTCGGGCTCGCACACGTCCAGCTCCGTGAACCATATGGGCACGCCCGTGGCGGCGAGCCTGTCGAGGGCGCCGCAGACGACCTCCCCGACCGGGTTGCTGACGTGGCCCTGCAGCCCGATGCCGCGCACCACGGCGCCGCAGCTCTGCAGCCATGCGACCTGTTCGGCGTACTTGTCCGGAGTCGCGTTCGGGTCGTTGGCGCACTCCACGTTGTAGTCGTTGACGAAGAGCGCGGCGTCCGGGTCCAGCCGCGCCACCTCCTTGAACATGAACGCCGGGACGTCCTCGTCGCCGAGGCGGTCCCGGAAGAAGCGGCCGTGCAGCATCTCGTTGTTGACGTCGTAGTGCGGGAACCTGCCGGCGTAGCGGGACACGAGGCCCTGGATGCGGCTTTGGACGGCGGACCTGAGCTGGTCGCGGTCGAGGTTCTTGACCCACTGCTGCACCGCGCCGTCCGCGGACCAGAAGATGCAGTGGCCGCGGGCGCGCTTGCCCAGACGGTCACAGAAGTCGAGGAGCGCGTCGGCGTCGCGGTAGTTGAGCTGCCCTTGCTGCGCCTCCGTGTGGTACCActtgagctcgttctcgaagacgGCCCAGTCCATGTGGTTGGT
This window of the Triticum aestivum cultivar Chinese Spring chromosome 5D, IWGSC CS RefSeq v2.1, whole genome shotgun sequence genome carries:
- the LOC123121016 gene encoding endo-1,4-beta-xylanase 3, producing MASTQDVNMDGSLAGCEAFGSRTTMLSVHSEEETAMLPITVGGSKPSGRYILVSGRADEKDGLRQPITTGALKPRVTYRVAGWISLGAGAARGTVRVNLGVDEDDNGNENLVECGVVSAEAGGWTELMGAFRLRTEPRSAAIYVHGAPAGVDVKVMDLRVFQTDRKARFRQLRDKTDKARKRDVVLKLGAATGAASVRVVQMDSAFPFGTCINTTVIQNPAFVDFFTNHMDWAVFENELKWYHTEAQQGQLNYRDADALLDFCDRLGKRARGHCIFWSADGAVQQWVKNLDRDQLRSAVQSRIQGLVSRYAGRFPHYDVNNEMLHGRFFRDRLGDEDVPAFMFKEVARLDPDAALFVNDYNVECANDPNATPDKYAEQVAWLQSCGAVVRGIGLQGHVSNPVGEVVCGALDRLAATGVPIWFTELDVCEPDVGLRAQDLEVVLREAYAHPAVEGVVFWGIMQGKMWRKDAWLVDADGTVNEAGQTLLNLQKEWKTDARGSVDGDGNFKFRGFHGRYVVEVTTPTGKQMLKTFTVEKGDNTPLLVDLADA